The genome window TCGTGCTCGTGACGCTCGCGGCGCTCGTCCGCGTGGGCGGTCCCCTCGCCCTCGGCGCGGCGCACACGCGGATCGCCCTGCACGTGTCGGGCACCTTGTGGACGGCCGCGTTCGTGCTCTTCCTGGTGGTGTACGCGCCGATCCTCGCGCGCCCGCGCGCCGACGGGAAGCCGGGCTGAGCGGGCCAAGCGCCGGCGGCCCCCACGGACGGCCCAAGCGCCACCCGTTTGGGTGACACGAAAACTCAGGGCGCGCGTGGCATCGCAGCTATCTTAGAGATCGGCGCCCGGCGCCCTCCCACTATGGACCTTGCCGTCGAAAACGAGCTGCTCGCTGGAAAGTACCGGGTCGAGCGCGTCCTCGGCGAGGGCGGCATGGGCGTCGTCGTCCGCGCGATCCACACCCAGCTCGAGCAGCCCGTGGCGCTCAAGTTCCTCCAGCCGGAGGCGCTGAAGCGCCCGGCGCTGGTCGCCCGCTTCGCCCGCGAAGCCAAGGCCCTCGCGCGCCTCACCACCGAGCACGTCGCGCGGGTCATCGACGTGGGCACCCTCGACTCGGGGGCGCCCTACATCGTGATGGAGTACCTCGACGGCGAAGACCTGGCCGCGCTCCTCGATCGGCGCGGGAGGCTGACGATCGAAGAGGCGGCGACCTACCTGCTCCAGGCGTGCGAGGCCATCGCCGAGGCCCACGCCGCCCGGATCGTCCACCGAGACCTGAAGCCGGCGAACCTCTTCTTGGCGCGTCAGCGAGACGGCGGCTCGATCATCAAGGTGCTTGACTTTGGCATCGCCAAGGCGCTCGACGACGGGGCCGCGCTCACCAAGACCTCGGCCGGCCTCGGCTCCGCGCACTACATGGCGCCCGAGCAGATGCGCAACGCCAAGTCGTGCGACGAGCGCGCCGATCTGTGGGCGTGCGGCGTGATCTTGTTCGAGCTCACGACCGGGCTCGTGCCCTTCGAGGGCGACTCGGTCCACGAGGTGGTGGCGGCGGTCATCGAGCAGCGGCGCCACTCGGTGCACGAGCTGTTGCCGAACGCGCCACAGGCGCTCGCCGCCCTGGTCGACCGGTGCCTCCAGGTCGACCCCGCGAAGCGGGTGCCGTCGGTGCTCGAGCTCGCCGAGGGGCTCGCGAGCCTCGCGGACGGTCCAGAGCAGCGCGCCTCGCTCGGCAAGATCCGCCGCGTGCTCGCGACCGCGGCCGGCCCCGTGAGCTCCGCCGAGGAGGAGGAGATGATCCGGAGCCGCGAGGAGATCGCCAACGCCTCGACGATGGCGATGCCCTCGTCCGACGCGACCCAGTCGGGCCCGCAGCGCGCGGTTCGCGACGTGCCGAGCACGCTGCCGGCGCGCGCGTCCCAGCGCCCCGGCGCGGGAGCGCGCGCGGGGTGGGCTCCCTCCACGCTGGGCGCGGGCGCCCTGCTCCTCGGGCTGGCGGGCGTCGGGCTCGGCTACACCGTCTCGAACAAGCCACCGCGCGCCGGGGGCGTCGTGGCCACGCCCTCCGCGGCGACCGCAGCGACCGCGGCGACCTCAGCCGTGGCGACCAGCACAACGGCGGCCACCACAACCGCGGCCACCCCACCGGCGGCGAGCGCTCCCGCGAAGGCCCCGGACCCGCCGCCAAGCGCGACGACCGCGACGACCGCCCCGACCGCGGGCCACCCGACGCACGCCACCCCGAAGCACACGGCGGCACCGGTCGCCTCCGCGGCGCCTCCGCCGATGGTCACGGCTGCGCCCGCCGTGACCGTGGTCCCCACCATGGGGATCAAGTGAGCGGCCCCCTCGCCTCGTCACCGCTCGCCTCGCTCGCCACCGCCTCGCCGGACACCAGGAGATCACGATGAAGCACACCACCTCGAGGATCGGCATGTCTCTCCTAGGGATCACGAGCGCGATCGCCTGCGGGGGGATCCTGGTCGACGGCCTCGGCTGCGCGGTCGCCGAGCCGACGGCCCTTTTCCTGGGGGTCAGCTCGGACATGCGCGTCGCCGACGACTTCGACTCCGTCGGCCTCTTCATTTCGGTGAACGGCGAGGT of Myxococcales bacterium contains these proteins:
- a CDS encoding serine/threonine protein kinase, translating into MDLAVENELLAGKYRVERVLGEGGMGVVVRAIHTQLEQPVALKFLQPEALKRPALVARFAREAKALARLTTEHVARVIDVGTLDSGAPYIVMEYLDGEDLAALLDRRGRLTIEEAATYLLQACEAIAEAHAARIVHRDLKPANLFLARQRDGGSIIKVLDFGIAKALDDGAALTKTSAGLGSAHYMAPEQMRNAKSCDERADLWACGVILFELTTGLVPFEGDSVHEVVAAVIEQRRHSVHELLPNAPQALAALVDRCLQVDPAKRVPSVLELAEGLASLADGPEQRASLGKIRRVLATAAGPVSSAEEEEMIRSREEIANASTMAMPSSDATQSGPQRAVRDVPSTLPARASQRPGAGARAGWAPSTLGAGALLLGLAGVGLGYTVSNKPPRAGGVVATPSAATAATAATSAVATSTTAATTTAATPPAASAPAKAPDPPPSATTATTAPTAGHPTHATPKHTAAPVASAAPPPMVTAAPAVTVVPTMGIK